From the Manihot esculenta cultivar AM560-2 chromosome 3, M.esculenta_v8, whole genome shotgun sequence genome, one window contains:
- the LOC110611003 gene encoding putative calcium-transporting ATPase 13, plasma membrane-type translates to MLTILHENISMQSLFDVPSSRSKPNKRWHLAFTAIYCCRTIYYLSKYAIIKKKGSKISPSPSFIILDIQAGDICFKLHQASLTELVKKKNLDQFLKYGGVSGVASAIHTDIEAGISGNSQDIAHRREAFGSNKYKKPPTKSFFYFVVESFKDLTIAILLGCAALSLGFGIKEHGLKEGWYDGGSIFIAVFLVIAVSAVSNYRQNRQFDKLSKVSNNIQIEVVRQGRRQQVSIFELVVGDVVCLSIGDQVPVDGLFIDGHSLEIDESSMTGESDHVEINHNQNPFLFSGTKVADGYGRMLATSVGMNTTWGEMMSHISRNTNEKTPLQARLNKLTSSIGKVGLAVACLVLVVLLVRYFTGNTHDDNGNQEFNGKNTKADDIVNAVVGIVADAVTIVVVAIPEGLPLAVTLTLAYSMKRMMADQAMVRKLSACETMGSATTICTDKTGTLTMNLMKVAKFWLGQELVDQSTSSISSHVLELIKQGVALNTTGTAYKANPEAEYEFSGSPTEKAILSWAILDLEMDMEEQKRNCIILHVEAFNSQKKRSGVLIKKKLDNTIHVHWKGAAEMIIAMCSSYYNASGIMKDLDDNQMSIFKQIIQGMATNSLRCIALAQAQMSGEQFEDGMEGKKLKENSLTLLGLVGIKDPCRPGVKKAVEDCQHAGVDIKMITGDNIFTARAIAIECGILKPGQDMFSGAVVEGEEFRNYTPEERMEKADKICVMARSSPFDKLLMVQCLKQKGHVVAVTGDGTNDAPALKEADIGLSMGIQGTEVAKESSDIVILDDNFASVATVLRWGRCVYNNIQKFIQFQLTVNVAALVINFVAAVSAGEVPLTAVQLLWVNLIMDTLGALALATEQPTKELMDKPPVGRTEPLITNIMWRNLLAQASYQIAVLLTLQFKGESIFGVEEKVNDTLMFNTFVLCQVFNEFNARKLEKKNVFKGIHKNKLFLGIIGITVVFQVLMIEFLKKFADTERLNWAQWVLCIGVAALSWPIGWFVKSIPVPEKPIFGYLNWKKQNSEN, encoded by the coding sequence ATGTTGACCATTCTCCACGAAAACATTTCCATGCAGAGTTTATTCGATGTCCCCAGTTCTCGTAGCAAACCCAACAAAAGATGGCATCTAGCTTTTACTGCTATCTACTGTTGTAGAACCATATACTATCTGTCCAAATATGCAATAATCAAGAAAAAGGGTAGTAAGATTTCCCCCTCTCCATCTTTTATTATACTCGATATTCAAGCAGGCGACATCTGCTTCAAGCTTCATCAAGCAAGTCTAACTGAgcttgtaaaaaagaaaaatcttgaCCAGTTTCTAAAATACGGTGGGGTTTCTGGTGTTGCATCTGCAATTCACACAGACATAGAAGCAGGCATCAGCGGCAACTCTCAGGACATTGCTCACCGACGTGAAGCATTTGGTTCCAACAAGTATAAGAAACCGCCAACAAAGAGCTTCTTCTACTTTGTGGTAGAATCTTTTAAGGATCTTACAATTGCCATTCTTTTGGGCTGTGCAGCTCTTTCTCTTGGATTTGGAATCAAAGAGCATGGTCTAAAGGAAGGCTGGTATGATGGTGGAAGCATTTTCATTGCTGTGTTTCTTGTCATTGCTGTCTCTGCTGTAAGCAACTATAGGCAAAATAGACAATTTGACAAGCTATCCAAAGTCAGTAACAATATCCAAATTGAAGTCGTAAGACAAGGTCGGCGACAACAGGTCTCAATATTTGAACTTGTTGTGGGAGATGTTGTTTGTCTCAGCATTGGGGATCAAGTGCCTGTTGATGGACTGTTCATAGATGGGCATTCCTTGGAAATTGATGAATCCAGCATGACAGGGGAAAGTGACCATGTTGAAATTAATCATAACCAAAATCCATTCTTGTTCTCTGGAACAAAGGTTGCTGATGGTTATGGCAGAATGCTTGCTACATCAGTAGGAATGAACACAACATGGGGAGAAATGATGAGTCATATCAGCCGGAACACCAATGAAAAGACACCTTTGCAGGCTAGGCTTAACAAGCTCACATCATCCATTGGCAAGGTCGGTCTGGCTGTTGCTTGCCTTGTTCTTGTAGTCTTGTTGGTTCGCTACTTCACGGGGAATACACACGATGATAACGGAAATCAGGAGTTCAACGGAAAAAACACGAAGGCAGATGATATAGTTAATGCTGTGGTAGGAATTGTAGCAGATGCAGTTACAATTGTTGTAGTTGCAATCCCAGAAGGACTGCCACTGGCTGTAACACTCACTCTAGCTTATTCGATGAAGAGGATGATGGCTGATCAAGCAATGGTGAGGAAGCTCTCCGCATGCGAGACTATGGGCTCTGCCACTACTATTTGCACAGACAAAACAGGCACTCTTACAATGAACCTGATGAAAGTGGCAAAATTTTGGCTTGGCCAAGAATTAGTAGACCAGAGCACTTCTTCCATTTCCTCACATGTTCTTGAATTGATCAAACAAGGAGTGGCCCTTAATACAACAGGAACTGCGTATAAAGCCAATCCAGAAGCTGAATATGAATTCTCAGGTAGTCCGACGGAAAAAGCAATTCTTTCTTGGGCCATCCTGGATTTGGAAATGGATATGGAGGAACAAAAGCGGAATTGCATTATTCTCCATGTTGAAGCTTTCAACTCACAGAAGAAAAGGAGTGGAGTTTTGATAAAGAAGAAGCTTGACAACACGATCCATGTGCACTGGAAAGGAGCTGCAGAGATGATAATAGCAATGTGCTCAAGTTACTATAATGCTTCAGGAATAATGAAAGACCTGGATGATAATCAAATGAGCATATTCAAACAAATTATTCAAGGTATGGCAACTAACAGCCTTCGCTGCATTGCTTTGGCCCAAGCACAAATGTCAGGAGAACAATTTGAAGACGGAATGGAAGGGAAGAAACTAAAAGAGAACAGCTTGACCCTGCTAGGACTTGTGGGTATCAAGGACCCATGTCGACCAGGAGTGAAGAAAGCCGTGGAAGATTGCCAACATGCTGGAGTGGACATCAAAATGATCACAGGTGACAATATCTTCACTGCAAGAGCTATAGCCATTGAGTGCGGTATACTCAAGCCTGGCCAGGATATGTTCAGTGGAGCAGTAGTAGAAGGAGAAGAATTTCGCAACTATACACCTGAGGAAAGAATGGAGAAAGCAGATAAAATATGTGTCATGGCAAGATCTTCCCCATTTGATAAACTTCTCATGGTGCAGTGCCTCAAACAAAAAGGCCATGTAGTGGCTGTCACTGGTGATGGTACTAATGATGCACCAGCATTGAAAGAAGCAGATATTGGGCTGTCTATGGGAATCCAGGGTACTGAAGTTGCCAAGGAAAGCTCAGATATAGTTATTTTGGATGATAATTTCGCGTCTGTGGCCACAGTTTTGAGATGGGGCAGGTGTGTCTACAACAATATACAGAAATTTATTCAATTCCAGCTCACTGTCAATGTTGCTGCACTTGTTATCAATTTTGTAGCAGCAGTTTCAGCTGGTGAAGTCCCATTGACAGCAGTCCAGCTACTGTGGGTGAATTTGATCATGGATACACTTGGTGCTTTGGCTCTCGCTACAGAACAACCCACTAAAGAGCTCATGGATAAACCACCTGTGGGCAGAACTGAGCCTCTTATCACCAACATTATGTGGAGGAACCTATTGGCTCAAGCTTCGTATCAAATAGCTGTTCTCCTGACACTTCAATTTAAAGGCGAATCCATCTTTGGTGTCGAAGAAAAGGTAAATGACACATTGATGTTCAATACTTTTGTTCTCTGCCAAGTGTTTAATGAATTCAATGCAAGGAAGCTGGAGAAGAAGAATGTGTTCAAGGGGATACACAAGAACAAGTTGTTCTTAGGAATCATAGGGATCACCGTAGTCTTTCAGGTGCTGATGATAGAGTTTCTGAAGAAGTTTGCAGACACAGAGAGGTTGAATTGGGCACAATGGGTCCTATGCATTGGAGTGGCAGCTCTTTCATGGCCAATCGGTTGGTTTGTCAAGTCTATTCCTGTTCCAGAGAAACCAATTTTCGGCTATCTAAATTGGAAGAAGCAGAACTCAGAAAATTGA